A window of the Procambarus clarkii isolate CNS0578487 chromosome 19, FALCON_Pclarkii_2.0, whole genome shotgun sequence genome harbors these coding sequences:
- the LOC138366576 gene encoding piggyBac transposable element-derived protein 4-like has protein sequence MLAESTTGYICGFDVYSGIGKTIHETVTGLIRPLVNKGHHLYMYNYYNSVSLTEKLRELGVYTCGTIRLIRGAPKELQNIAKGKLPVDTTVYLRKVNTFVLLWKDKRVVSIITNLHNADTQQVQRRKRVRRRDGTTALEQVTVNKPIAICDYNKFMKGVDHFDHMVKHYHFARKSHKWTKKITFYFLQMTLQNAFSLYKSSTSDRKKLTLLQFHEVAIWSLLKWDKEEWPATTTTYTHLVQAPDLNDDTGPAYAADKSTPGPSGVRRPLFTSTPQAEASTESEHEISGTMSLDELRQMTQNQVSNLH, from the coding sequence ATGCTAGCTGAATCAACAACTGGCTACATTTGTGGTTTTGACGTGTATTCTGGTATTGGTAAAACGATACACGAAACAGTTACTGGATTGATTCGGCCACTAGTGAACAAAGGTCACCACCTGTATATGTATAACTACTACAACTCAGTTAGCCTGACAGAGAAGTTGCGAGAACTTGGGGTCtacacatgtggcacaattaGACTAATACGTGGCGCCCCAAAGGAACTGCAAAATATAGCCAAGGGTAAACTTCCAGTGGATACCACAGTATACCTCCGCAAAGTTAACACCTTCGTTCTACTGTGGAAAGACAAGCGAGTGGTCTCAATAATTACCAACCTCCACAATGCAGACACACAGCAAGTTCAACGAAGGAAACGAGTTCGTAGACGCGACGGAACAACAGCACTAGaacaggtaacagtgaacaaaccCATTGCAATTTGcgactacaataagttcatgaaaggtgtggaccacttcgatcataTGGTGAAGCattaccatttcgccaggaaaAGTCACAAGTGGACTAAGAAAATAACGTTTTATTTTCTGCAAATGACTTTGCAGAATGCCTTTTCTTTGTACAAAAGCAGCACCAGTGACCGCAAGAAACTAACATTGCTTCAGTTTCACGAGGTGGCTATTTGGTCCTTATTGAAGTGGGACAAggaagagtggcctgcaacaactacaacatATACACACTTGGTGCAAGCTCCAGACCtaaatgatgacacaggtcctgcctatgctgCCGACAAGTCAACACCTGgaccgtcgggtgtgaggcgccctctgttTACGTCGACACCTCAAGCTGAAGCCTCCACTGAATCTGAACACGAGATTTCTGGTACAATGTCACTTGATGAGTTGAGACAGATGACTCAGAATCAAGTATCCAACCTACACTGA